The sequence GTGTTTCTCTCTGACTATAGACTTTCTGTCACAGCGTTTGGGTTTTCAGCTGCTTATAGTGTTTGTTTTAAAGGTCACCATGCAATAAACCGCACAGAGTTGATGGACATTTTACGAAATGAACCCATCTTCTGCATAACTCACTTATTTTTCTACAAGGGCAGTGCGTGCCTCGCCCGAGTCGTGTGCATCAACAGCGATCAGAGCGGTGGGGAACAGACTGACGAACCTGCATCTGTCCACTTCATGTCACAgccgaggtcaaaggtcacactgTGAATCCTGTTGTTTCTGGCTCCGCCAGTCATACATGTTTAGTCAGGTGGCTGGAGACAAAGCAAACAACCTCACTTTCTTCTCTGCTTATTACTGAGCTGGGTCTAATGGACGAAGGCAGTGGAAGTAGGAAATCAATGAGAAGTATGTTAAGACTGGGGCACGGAATGTGTTCTTATCAGTGATTCACTCTGTGGCTTGTGGGCCCAGTGGTTGTATGTGTCAGGGTTTCATCTCGGGTTGTCAAATGAGTTTGGGAGTACATGCATCTCTGCTTTATTTATCACCTAAATCTATGATAAAAATGCAAGGCGAGCTGTTATCTccgacacagaaacacacacacacacccacacacacacatgcacaaacacacacacacacacacacacacacacacacatacacacacacaaaccgtttctgtgtgtgtgcgttcacacAGAAATTATACATCGACATGGTTTTTGTCAAACGTTCATCTGAATACGCTATCTCTGGTGCTCTCCGTCAAAACGAATGCCCCGCTGAAATTAAAGCTGATAAGGTGCATGACTAGCGGGGTTCGAGCGTGGTATTTCTTTCGGTAATGATGCTGTGTCCGCGGGATGCACGTCTTACGTGTTTTTCCTTGGCCCAGGAGTAATCGTCGGCGTGGAGGAGGACACGGCTTGCTCCTGGCCCGCCTGCAGTGCCTGTGGAAGTGACCGCTTACAGGCCACGGGAGTCGGGGAGTCGTAAGTGATCACACAAAACACGGCTACAACAGACCCCCCGGGCTGCCTTTAACCGGCCGTTATCAGCAGCAGCACAGTCATACGTGAAAGTCCTGGCCCCCTTTGGGCTGTCTCTCTTGCAGACCGGCTTTCCGCTGCCGGGCATGTGACTGCGAGGTGCAGCAGCCCAAGCTGAGGCTGCAGCTCGAGGTGACGCTCGCCTCGGCCGTGAGCGATGGGATCGTCAAAGTTAAGGTGAGTCTTAGAATTCACTTTAGGAAATTCCCCAAAAAGTCGCAGGCGCACACATGCGATACGCTAccgagcgcgcacacacacactcacacacacacatgcaagcacacacagtcgcacacccACATGTGCATGCAAGCGAACACACACGTTCAAAGAGGGGATGTTTTCTGTGGTTTAACTTATTGCCTAAGTTATAACTGTGTTGTTAAATGAAGGCGTATTAGTGGGTTGGTGGTACTCGTCTTCACCACAGGGTGAGAAGCGCAAGACATTTTTCAACGTGGGAAATAATGGTAGATCTAAATCTAATTTTGATTATGGTGAACATAACACACAAAGGTGTGAACACTGAAAAACAAAACCACAgctttccgtttttgaggagtcCCAGAATCCTTTGCAACATGCAGAATTCGGTACAGGCGAAAGAGCTACAGACTATTTCAGAAGACTTTCAATTCCTCGGAGTAAAGATTATACTCTGATTGTGTGTCTTCGATACTTTATGATGGACACACCGAAAAGACGAATCACCTCCTCAAAACACATCACTGACCatgatcttctcctcctcctctcccttccctctaaCAGCTGCACCAGAACACAATTCAGTCCATCCTCCCCCCGGCAGCCCTCCAAGCCAGCGAGGTGGGTTGTTATATCAGAGCCTGTGCCTGCCTGTGCCTGGGACTGAGTTCTGTGCACCAATCCTCTGTAAATATGTCATCCTGGGCGTCTGATCAGGTGATGCCAGACTCTGATAAAGGCAGCCTGTCGATACAGAGACCTAGAAAGACCTGACTCGCGCAAACCCTTTTCGGAgatattgtgtttgtttatgaccTGCCATGTTATCGTCGCCCGTGACCTGAATTGCATCCAGATGACGGTTCGTGTGTGACagtggagagagtgaggagataTGGCCGCGCTGATGTTGAACTACTTTTACACCTTCAGCGGGTCAACAGCTATATCGGTGGAGCAACAAATAACCTACAACTTTTTAGTTTAGTCGCTTAAAAGGAAGTTACACCGTAACACGTATGATTGCTCCCCACTTGTAACTGTATGAGCGTTGAATGGAGCTCAGGCTCTCAGCctgaactccctccctccctccctccctacctcccaccctcccaccctcccttccctccccccctggttGACAGGCCATCTGTTTCAGTTCCCAGGTTACGAGGTGGAACACGTCCTGGGGAAGGCACTGGGCCCCATCCCCGTTGTCGTCCGCGTCATCAGCAGGACCCCAACTCTCTGCATTGCCGTGGAAGAGATTagcctctgagggggggggggggggggggcgcgtcaGAGGAACTAGTGAAATGAATCCTCTGGCCCTCAGCTGGCTCCAAGGATCTGCGCTCTAGGCCTTGGttcaagtccccccccccccccccccccccacacacacacacacacacacaacccccctacCTCGACCCCCTTCGAAGGCCTCCCTGGAAGCCCCCCACATCGTTCTGGTGCAGCAGTGAAAgagggggcggtggtggtggaggtttggAGAGACACAAGGTCTTGTTTGTGTGGTAATGATAAGTGAGAATGTGGAGCGGGACTTGACAACCCAAGGGGAGAGCGGCAAGAGAGCCCTGCCCTGTCAGTAGGACCCACGTGGTGTGCAGGGGGGATTCAGGAACGTGCTGTcaaacctcctccttctctctctctctctctcactctctctctctcgctctcgctctctcgctctgtcataAGTCCCCAGAACGTTTAGCATCTTCCTCTTTGTAGAGAGGTAGatgcgtttttttttgtttttttttgttgcatactGTGTAAATAAAGCCGATTTAAGAATGGGTCGAGTTTCTTTTTGGTTTCTTTACGAAGTAAAGCTCCTTTCCCCGCCCCCAACCCAGAAGGTTCACACCTTGAACCTCCCCGTCTCCCCAAGGTCCTAAAGACCAAACAGACGCTTTAGAgtttgctttttctttttcgtAATAAATTTTATTATAGATTCCATAGACAAATGTTTAATATACAAACTATATAAAAGATCATGCTCTGGCTCTTAATACAAAGTTGAGAATTATAAAACATGTACCGTATCAGGTATAACATGTAAATGCAGTGgtaaaataatttaatattgaaaaacaaaaaaagacattTTTTTCCCACAAAAAGAATATGGCAGCAATGTCAAATATTTCCAGTGCCATTATGGTAAGCTTAAAATGCATCTGTTACAGATGGTAAacaaaatgtctgtgttgaggTATGGCTTTCAAATGTCTTTTTCAAAACGTGTGACACGGGTGTGTCACCGATTGTCTGCGGTCGTGGACGCCGGGAAGGAGGGATTAGGTAGCTGCTTGAAGAAGTCTCTCAGACCGGTCAGCTCTCGGGTGAGCTGGTCAATGGTCTTGTGTAGCCGATCGTTCTCAGCGCCCAGGTCAATCATCTTATCCTGCATCTCCATGTTGCGCAGCTTCGCCTTATCCCTACTTTTACGCACGGCAATGTTATTCCTCTCCCTTCGCTGACGGTACTCATGGCTATAGCGGTCCACGGACTTCTTCCCCTTCTCCCGACCCATCTTCCGAGGGGAGGAGCTGGCGGAGCTGACAGCCGAGTGGGGCTCCGGGGTGGTCGGGGGCGTCGGCTGTCCCATGGGCAGGCTGACCGAGGTCTGGGCACACGTCTCGATCTGGGACGGCAGCGAGGAGGACACGTCGCTGTCGCTCCAGTCCGACTCCTGCTTGATGGGCGCGCTGAACACCCCCTTGTCAAATCCATCGGGGTGCTGCTTTCTCTCGTAATCCCTGTGACAGCCGAGCGCGTACGGAGTCGTGTGTGTCGTGgagagctgctgctgttgctgctgctgctgctgtatggcgtggtggctgctgctgttgttgttgtggtggttgtttgACGTCGTCACAGAGTTTGTCATGTTGTAGAACTCTGCTTTCTCTTG is a genomic window of Gadus morhua chromosome 8, gadMor3.0, whole genome shotgun sequence containing:
- the cebpd gene encoding CCAAT/enhancer-binding protein delta, with the protein product MCDIYRADSQCVSPPCTMSWTMEPANFYENNKQQQQGGGVLQGLCKPGRCDVPGDEVGTTTMAELSTAPPTAMYDDESAIDFSQYIESMTAVPNLELCNDELFLDLFNTVKQEKAEFYNMTNSVTTSNNHHNNNSSSHHAIQQQQQQQQQLSTTHTTPYALGCHRDYERKQHPDGFDKGVFSAPIKQESDWSDSDVSSSLPSQIETCAQTSVSLPMGQPTPPTTPEPHSAVSSASSSPRKMGREKGKKSVDRYSHEYRQRRERNNIAVRKSRDKAKLRNMEMQDKMIDLGAENDRLHKTIDQLTRELTGLRDFFKQLPNPSFPASTTADNR